The Rhizobium leguminosarum DNA segment CGACTTCCAGCCCTCGAACCTCGAGGTGACCACGGTCGATGTCGGCAATCCGGCGACCAATGTCATTCCGGCGAAGGCATCGGCCAGCTTCAACATTCGCTTCAACGACAGCTGGACGGCCGAAACGCTGCGCGCCGAAATCCTGCGCCGCCTCGATGCCGCCGCCGGCAACGGCCAGCTGCGGCCGGGCCGCGAGCCGGTGAAATACGATATCGTCTGGGCCGACCGGCCAAGCCACGTGTTCCTGACGCGCAACAATGGCTTGATCGCCTCGCTGTCATCGGCCGTCGAGAGCGTTACCGGCCGCTCGCCGGCGCTTTCGACCACCGGCGGCACGTCGGATGCGCGCTTCATCAAGGATTATTGCCCGGTCGTCGAGTTCGGCCTCGTCGGCCAGACGATGCACATGGTCGACGAGCGCGTCGCAGTCGCCGATCTGGAGACGCTGACGGCGATCTACGAGACCTTCATCGCCCGCTGGTTCGCCAATGCCGGGGCTTAGGGAAGTCCAGTACTATCTGGCCGGCCTCTGGCTGCTGATCCGGCTGGATCCACGCGGCTTCCGCTACCTCGACATGTCCGAGCGCGGCGTCAACCGCTCGTTCTGGGCGATGGCCTGGTGCCTGCCGCCGATGGGCATTTCCTGGCTCTGGTGGCGACAGGCCTTTCTGCGGTCGATGCCGCCGGAGGCCGATGTCGGCTTTGCCTTCTATGTCAGGCTCGGCCTTGTCGAGGTCGCCAACTGGTTTGTGCCGCTGGTCTTTGCCGGGCTGCTGCTGCTGGCCTTCCGCATGGGCGAGCGTTTCGCCCCCGTTGTCGTCAGCGTCAACTGGCTCGGCGTGCCGCTCTCCTATATCAATGGGCTGATGCTGGCGCTGGTGTTCTTCCTCCCCGGCTCCGTCGGCTTCGTCTCGCTGCTGCTGCTTGCCTTCATGCTGGCGCAGGTCTTCGCGCTGGCGCGCATTATCCGGATGATCTGCCATGGTCACGCGCTGATGGTCGGGGCGCTGACGCTGGTGCTGCTCGTGCCGTCGATGATCCTTTCGGAATATCTGCAGCACTTCCTCGGCATCTATCCCGTCTGAGCGGGCTTACGACAGATCTTCGCCGTCATCGGCATCAGTGACCGGCCTGCGACGGTCGGGGATCACGTCGGGATAATCCACCTGCATGAAATAGAGCCCATCCGGCGGCGCCACCGGGCCGCAGGCCTTACGGTCTCGCGCTTCGAGCGCTGCCTTAACATCTTCAGGCGTCCATTTGCCTTCGCCGGCAAGCTTCAGAGTGCCGGCAAAGGAGCGGATCTGATTGTGGAGGAAGCTCTGCGCCGTGGCGCGGATCTCGATCAGCTCGCCATTGCGGGTCACATCCAGCCGGTCGAGCGTGCGCACCGGGCTGTTTGCCTGGCAATGGGCGGCGCGAAAGGTGGAAAAATCGTGCCGGCCGACCAGCTTCTGGGCGGCGGCGTGCATGACATCGTGGTCGAGCACCTTCGGCACCCACCAGGCCTTGCCGGCTTCAAGCGCCAGCGGCGCCCGGCGGCTGAGGATACGGTAGAGGTAATGGCGCCGCAACGCCGAGAAGCGGGCGTCGAAGAATTGGGGGGCCTCCTGCACATCGAGAATGGAGACACGCTCACCGGCGAGCCTCAGATGTGCGTTCAACGCGTTCTGCAGCTTGTAGGGCGACCAGACCTTGGAAAGATCGGCATGGACCACCTGGCCCATGGCGTGGACGCCGGAATCGGTGCGGCCGGCGCCGCGGACCAAGACCGTCTCTCCGGTCAGCGACAGCACCGCCGCTTCGATCGCGCCCTGCACCGAGGGACCGTTCTCCTGGCGCTGCCAGCCGACATAGGGGCCGCCGTCATATTCGACGGTCATGCGGAAACGCGGCATCAGGAAAGCCTCGTGCCTGCGCCAAGCGGCGTGCCCCTGAGGAAATCGGCTGCCGCCAGCGGCTTGCCGCCTGCCTTCTGCAGCCGTGTCAGCCGCACCGCGCCCGACGCGCAGGCGACCACGAGATCGTCGGTCAGCAATTGCCCGGCTGTCCCCTGCCCTTCGGCCAGCTCGGAGCCCAGCACCTTCACCCGCTCCGGCTTGCCGCCGATCTCGAGCTCGAACCAGGCCCCAGGAAATGGCGCCAGGCCGCGGATATGATTGTGCACAGCCGTGGCTTCCCTGACGAAATCGATGCGCGTCTCGGCCTTGTCGATCTTGGCGGCATAGAGCACGCCCTCGTCCGGCTGCGGCGTCAGCGGCAGGTCGTTCATCTCCAGCTTGACCATGGCTTCCGCCATTGCCTTGGCGCCGACCTGCATCAGCCGGTCGTGCAATTCGCCTGCCGTCATGTTGCGGCCGATCTCGACCTTTCGGGTCAGCGCGACGGCGCCGGTATCAAGACCCTTGTCCATTTTCATCACCATCATGCCGGTCTGCTCATCACCGGCCATGATCGCCCGCTGGATCGGTGCAGCACCCCGCCAGCGCGGCAACAGCGAGGCATGGCCATTATAGCAGCCGTCGCGGGTGCCGTTCAAAACCGCCTCCGGCAGCAGCAACCCGTATGCGACGACGACTGCAACATCGGCATCGAATGCGGCAAATCTCTCGCGCTCCTCGGGGTCTTTAAAATTGACCGGTGTAAAGACCGGAAGACCGAGCAATTCGGCTGCCTGATGCACCGGCGATTTCTGCAGATCGAGCCCGCGCCGCCCGCCCGGCCGCGGCGGCTGCGTATAGACGGCGACAATCCTGTGGCCGGCATCGACAAGCAGGCGCAGGGTCGGGACCGAGAACTCCGGGGTTCCCATGAAAATGATGCGAAGAGACATTCTATCTCGCCAATTGAGGATCAACCGTCTTCAAACGGGTTTACGAGCTTGAGATCAAGCCCCTCGAAATCTCTGGTGTTGCGGGTGGCAAGCGTCGCGCCGTTGGCAAGGCAGATAGCGGCTATCATTGCATCCTTCGTTTCGATCGGCCGCCCGGCCTTTCTGCGCTCCGCAGCCAGGAGGCCGTAGCGGTTCGCCGCACTGAGGGAAAACCCGAGGATACGGCCTGAAAATTCCGATTCGATCCGATTGAAGTCGGATACCAACGCTGTCTTTCGCCTGCCATCGTCGAGGAGCTCCAGACCGTAGCGCATTTCGGCGACGGCAATCGTCGTCAGAAAAAGCGTCTCAACGTCGTAGCCATCAAGCCAATTCAATATCCGCTCGCTGTGGGCCCTTCCCTGCATTTCGGAAATCACATTCGTATCGAGGACGATCATGTGTCGAAACGTGGCGGTTCACGGTCGGGTTCGTGGCGCGATGCGGCGATGGCTTCCACCTCGTCATCGCGCAATCTTTCGTCACCCATCAGGGAGCGCAGGCGCTGCCCGGCCGAAACGCCCGAGCGCTCCGCAGCGATCTGCCGGCGGAGGATTTCGATCGCCTCTTCCGAAAGGCTGCGGCCGTTGCGTTGCGCGCTTTCCTGAAGCTGGCGTTTCATCGCATCCGGAACATCGCGGATAAGCAGGTCACCCATCGGTACCTCCATCATGATATCGGTGATATCATAGAGCCTCGCCGGCGAATTTTCAACGCAATGCTCAGAGCGCCTTCGACTTCGCCGCCTTGGTGAACTTCTTGATCACCATCTCCCGCTTCAGCCGCGAGATATGATCGATGAACAGCACGCCGTTCAGGTGGTCGATCTCGTGCTGCAGGCAGGTGGCGAGCAGGCCGTCGGCTTCAACCGTCTGTTCCTTGCCGTTCCGGTCGAGATATTTGACCGAGACGATAGCAGGGCGCTCGACCTCGGCATAATAATCCGGAATCGACAGGCAGCCTTCCTCGTAGACCGAGCGCTCGTCGGAGGATGTGACGATCTCCGGGTTGATGAAGACCTGCGGCTGCTTTTCCTCGCCCTCGCGCGCGATGTCGATGACCAGCATGCGGCGCGGTACGCCGATCTGGACTGCGGCAAGACCGATGCCCGGCGCGTCGTACATGGTTTCCAGCATGTCGTCGGCAAGGCGCTGCAGGTCGGCGTCGACCCGCTCGATCGGCTTGGAGATCTGGCGGAGAACGGGATCGGGAAGAATGATGAGTGGCTTGATGGTCATGGCGTTCCCATAACCCATCTTTTCCGACTATGGAATTATCCGGCAGGCGGCGAAGACGCTTTTTTGCATCGCCGCCTGGAATTTCGCCATATTCCCCTCAGGCTGCCCGGCGGGCAGCGATGACGGCATGGCCCTCGGGGCGGGCGCGGAAGCGGCGCAGCAGTTCGATCAGGTTCTCCACCTGGTCCTTGAGGCGGCGGGTTTCGGCCGAGGAGTGCTCGACCATGTCCGAATTCTGCTGGGTGATCGCACCCATGTCGCGGACCGCGACGCTGACCTCGTTGACGCCGGTCGCCTGGTCGCGGGCGGCGGCGGCGATATCGGCGACGAAACGGTTGATGATGTCGATGCGGCTGATCATGTCGTTCAGCGCTTCGCCGGTGCTGGAGACGATGCCGACACCCTCATTGACCTGGGTCGAGCTCTGCGAGATCAGGTTCTTGATTTCCTTAGCGGCTTCCGCCGTGCGCTGGGCGAGCTGGCGGACTTCCTGGGCGACGACGGCAAACCCCTTGCCGGCTTCCCCGGCGCGTGCCGCTTCGACGCCGGCGTTCAGCGCCAGCAGGTTGGTTTGGAAGGCGATCTCATCGATGACGCCGATGATCTTGGAGATCCCCATCGAGGATTTCTCGATGCCGGCCATCGCCGAGACGGCGCTGGTGACGAGTTCGCCGGAGTTCTTCGCCTTCTGCTGCGTCTCGCGCACGGCAGCCGAAGCCTTCTCGGCATTGGCGGCCGTCTGGCCGACGCTGACGGAAAGCTGTTGCAGGGCGGCCGAACTCTCTTCGACGCCTGCCGCCTGGTGGGCAGTGCGCAGCGCCAGGTCGTTGGTCGCAGTGGAAATGATATCGGCGCCGCCCATGATCTGGCCCGAGGCCTCGCGCACGGATGCGAAGGACTTGCGAAGGGCGCCGACGGCGCGGTTGTAATCCTCGGCCATCTGCCGGAAATTACCCGGCAGGTCGGACGGCAGAGTGGCTTCAAGATCGCCGTTCGACAGTGCTTCCAGACCGCGGCGCAGCTGCTCCAGTGCCATCGCCTGGTCGGATTCGGCCTTGGCGCGCTGCTCTTCCAAGGCGCGACGCTTGGCTTCGAGCGTTTCCAGATAGACCGAGATGGAATAATCCATGTCGAGCATGCCGGCCTTGATGACGGCCGACAGCTTCTCGGCCAGCAGCTTGCCTTGCTGGCGCGCGAAAACCGACGGCCACTGCTTTTCCATGATGCCCTTGACGAGTTCGGACATGACGATGGCGTAACCGCCGATATACCAGCGCGGCTCCAGGCCGATGCGGGCGTGTGTCCTGCCGACCGCGGTCACGCCGTCGACATAGCTGTCGTCGAAGGCGCCGCCGGCGAGATTGGCCCAATGATCCTGCTGGCGCTGCTTGGCTTTGCCGACATGGTTCTTATCGGCAAAGAAGCCGGCGACAGCCGGGGTCCTGGCAATCTTGGCGTAGAATTTATCGAGGGCGGCGCCGATCAACTCGGTGATCACAGGGCGCAGATCCCGCATCGACTTGCGTGCCGCCTCGTCGAGTTCGATGAAATCGAGGCGCTGCCTGAGGGCATTGTCGGTCTGCTGGGAGCTCATAGGGATCTCTGTACTTGGCGCGAGCGCGCGGGAAGGAATTCTGCGCCGCAGGTTTTGGCGAATATGGTTGAGCAATCGTTAAACCGAGCCGCGATTTTTCCGCAGAAGGCAGCAGGAGCTGCGGCATGCGAAGATATCGGGGACCGCCAATTCCGTTCACGTTTTGATCTATATATCGCCACCTCTTCTGTTATGGTTGCGGCATGACCGTCAATTCCGATTCGTTCACTTTGTCGTTTGCCTCGATCAGCCCGGCCATGCTGGTGCTTGCCGGCGGGGTTCTCTTGGCGTTTGTCCTGCTGGTGCTCGTGCTGCTGCTGCGGGGCGCGAGCCTTCGCCGCGAGCAGGCGGAGGAGGCGAGCTTTCGCGCGGGGGAAAGCGAGGCGCGCATGGCCGAGCTTCTCAGGATCCAGGCGGAGATGCAGGGCCGCATCGCGGCGATGACCGAGGTCTTCGGCGCGCGGCAGAGTGAACTCAACCAGACGATCAGCCAACGCCTCGACGGCATGTCGCAGCGGGTCAACTCGACGATCACCGAGCAGACCAAATCGACGCATGAGAACCTGCAGCGACTGCAGGAGCGGCTGGCGGTGATCGATGCCGCGCAGAACAATATCCAGACGCTCGCCAAGGATGTCGTCGGGCTGCAGGCCATTCTCTCCAACAAGCAGACGCGCGGCGCCTTCGGCCAGTCGCGGATGGAGACCATCGTCGCCGACGGCCTGCCGATGGGCGCCTATGCCTTCCAGCAGACGCTCACCAACGGTTCGCGGCCGGACTGCACGATCCGCATGCCGAACGGCGCGCCGCCGCTGGTGATCGATGCAAAATTCCCGCTCGAAGCCTGGAACGCGATCCGCGACGCCGGCAGCCCGGAGGCCGGCAAGATCGCCGGCCAGCAATTCCGCCGCGACATGGAGGTCCATATAAGGGACATTTCCGAGAAATATCTGATCCAGGGCGAAACCCAGGATACGGCCTTTCTCTTCGTGCCGTCGGAGTCGATCTTCGCCGAGATACACGAAAACTTCGAGCCGGTGGTGCAGAAGGCACATCGTGCGCGCATCGTCATCGTCTCGCCGTCGCTGCTGATGCTGTCGATCCAGGTCATCCAGGCCGTGCTCAAGGATCAGCGCATGCGGGCGCAGGCGCATCTGATCCAGGGCGAGGTGGCGATCCTGATGGATGATCTCGCTCGCCTCGACGAGCGGGTGCGCAAGCTGCAGGGTCATTTCACCTTGGCGCAGAAGGATATCGACATGGTGGTCACCTCGGCCGACAAACTCACCAGGCGCGGCGCCAAGATCGAAGCGTTGGAATTCGAGGCAGGCGGCGAGGCCAAGCCTGCCCGGGAGGACGAGCCCGCGGCCAAATCGGCGGAAAGCCGCACCGGTCTTCTCAAGCTCAGGGTGGTTGACGAGGAGTGACCGCTTCGGGCAGTGTCTCGCCCGCATGAAACAGCAGAAGCATGATGTCTTCCGAAAACCGCGCACACTTTTCGGCATCATGCTCTATCGAAGAATTGGAGCATGACGTTGCCCGCATGCCCCAAAAGACGGGACACCCTGATGATCACAGTTTTTGGGTCCATCAACATGGACCTTATCGCCACGACCGAGCGCCTGCCGAAGCCCGGCGAAACGGTGGCCGGCAACGGTTTTGCTACGGCCGCCGGCGGCAAGGGCGCCAACCAGGCGCTGGCAGCGCGGCGCGCCGGCCGCTATGTGCATATGGCCGGCGCCGTCGGCAAGGATAGCTTCGCCGCCGATGCCCTTTCCCTGCTCGATGATGCGGGAACCGATCTTTCTCTCGTCAAACATGTCGACGGTCCGACCGGCACAGCGCTGATCCTTGTCGGCGGCGACGGCGAAAACATGATCGCCGTCGTTCCCGGCGCCAACGGCCTGGTCACGCCTGAGGATGCCGAGACGGCGATCGGCGGAATGAAGGAAGCCGATATCCTGATGCTGCAGCTGGAAGTGCCGGCTGCCGCCGTCGAACACGCCCTGTCGGCCGCCCGCGCTAAGGGCGTCACCAGCATCCTCAACCTTGCTCCTTTGATCCCCGATGCGCCGCGTCTCGGTCGACTTGCCGATATCGTCATTGCCAACGAGACTGAGTTCGAGCGGCTCGCCAGCCAGGACGGCATGGACGCACAGGCGCGCGAGGCAGCCCTTACGCGCCTGCATGCCGAAACCGGTCAGACGCTGATCGTGACGCTTGGCGGCGACGGCGTCGTCGCCATCCGCGACGGGGCGATTTCAAGGGCGCAGGGTTTGAAGATCGAACCCGTCGACACGGTCGGCGCAGGCGACACCTTCTGCGGCTATTTCGCTGCGAGCCTCGACGAGGGCCTCGATTTTGCCG contains these protein-coding regions:
- a CDS encoding DNA recombination protein RmuC, translated to MTVNSDSFTLSFASISPAMLVLAGGVLLAFVLLVLVLLLRGASLRREQAEEASFRAGESEARMAELLRIQAEMQGRIAAMTEVFGARQSELNQTISQRLDGMSQRVNSTITEQTKSTHENLQRLQERLAVIDAAQNNIQTLAKDVVGLQAILSNKQTRGAFGQSRMETIVADGLPMGAYAFQQTLTNGSRPDCTIRMPNGAPPLVIDAKFPLEAWNAIRDAGSPEAGKIAGQQFRRDMEVHIRDISEKYLIQGETQDTAFLFVPSESIFAEIHENFEPVVQKAHRARIVIVSPSLLMLSIQVIQAVLKDQRMRAQAHLIQGEVAILMDDLARLDERVRKLQGHFTLAQKDIDMVVTSADKLTRRGAKIEALEFEAGGEAKPAREDEPAAKSAESRTGLLKLRVVDEE
- a CDS encoding type II toxin-antitoxin system VapC family toxin; the encoded protein is MIVLDTNVISEMQGRAHSERILNWLDGYDVETLFLTTIAVAEMRYGLELLDDGRRKTALVSDFNRIESEFSGRILGFSLSAANRYGLLAAERRKAGRPIETKDAMIAAICLANGATLATRNTRDFEGLDLKLVNPFEDG
- a CDS encoding globin-coupled sensor protein, yielding MSSQQTDNALRQRLDFIELDEAARKSMRDLRPVITELIGAALDKFYAKIARTPAVAGFFADKNHVGKAKQRQQDHWANLAGGAFDDSYVDGVTAVGRTHARIGLEPRWYIGGYAIVMSELVKGIMEKQWPSVFARQQGKLLAEKLSAVIKAGMLDMDYSISVYLETLEAKRRALEEQRAKAESDQAMALEQLRRGLEALSNGDLEATLPSDLPGNFRQMAEDYNRAVGALRKSFASVREASGQIMGGADIISTATNDLALRTAHQAAGVEESSAALQQLSVSVGQTAANAEKASAAVRETQQKAKNSGELVTSAVSAMAGIEKSSMGISKIIGVIDEIAFQTNLLALNAGVEAARAGEAGKGFAVVAQEVRQLAQRTAEAAKEIKNLISQSSTQVNEGVGIVSSTGEALNDMISRIDIINRFVADIAAAARDQATGVNEVSVAVRDMGAITQQNSDMVEHSSAETRRLKDQVENLIELLRRFRARPEGHAVIAARRAA
- a CDS encoding ribokinase, with amino-acid sequence MITVFGSINMDLIATTERLPKPGETVAGNGFATAAGGKGANQALAARRAGRYVHMAGAVGKDSFAADALSLLDDAGTDLSLVKHVDGPTGTALILVGGDGENMIAVVPGANGLVTPEDAETAIGGMKEADILMLQLEVPAAAVEHALSAARAKGVTSILNLAPLIPDAPRLGRLADIVIANETEFERLASQDGMDAQAREAALTRLHAETGQTLIVTLGGDGVVAIRDGAISRAQGLKIEPVDTVGAGDTFCGYFAASLDEGLDFAAALRRAAVAGSLACLKSGAQPSIPSGEDVAARI
- a CDS encoding FitA-like ribbon-helix-helix domain-containing protein encodes the protein MGDLLIRDVPDAMKRQLQESAQRNGRSLSEEAIEILRRQIAAERSGVSAGQRLRSLMGDERLRDDEVEAIAASRHEPDREPPRFDT
- the truA gene encoding tRNA pseudouridine(38-40) synthase TruA encodes the protein MPRFRMTVEYDGGPYVGWQRQENGPSVQGAIEAAVLSLTGETVLVRGAGRTDSGVHAMGQVVHADLSKVWSPYKLQNALNAHLRLAGERVSILDVQEAPQFFDARFSALRRHYLYRILSRRAPLALEAGKAWWVPKVLDHDVMHAAAQKLVGRHDFSTFRAAHCQANSPVRTLDRLDVTRNGELIEIRATAQSFLHNQIRSFAGTLKLAGEGKWTPEDVKAALEARDRKACGPVAPPDGLYFMQVDYPDVIPDRRRPVTDADDGEDLS
- the def gene encoding peptide deformylase, whose translation is MTIKPLIILPDPVLRQISKPIERVDADLQRLADDMLETMYDAPGIGLAAVQIGVPRRMLVIDIAREGEEKQPQVFINPEIVTSSDERSVYEEGCLSIPDYYAEVERPAIVSVKYLDRNGKEQTVEADGLLATCLQHEIDHLNGVLFIDHISRLKREMVIKKFTKAAKSKAL
- the fmt gene encoding methionyl-tRNA formyltransferase, which produces MSLRIIFMGTPEFSVPTLRLLVDAGHRIVAVYTQPPRPGGRRGLDLQKSPVHQAAELLGLPVFTPVNFKDPEERERFAAFDADVAVVVAYGLLLPEAVLNGTRDGCYNGHASLLPRWRGAAPIQRAIMAGDEQTGMMVMKMDKGLDTGAVALTRKVEIGRNMTAGELHDRLMQVGAKAMAEAMVKLEMNDLPLTPQPDEGVLYAAKIDKAETRIDFVREATAVHNHIRGLAPFPGAWFELEIGGKPERVKVLGSELAEGQGTAGQLLTDDLVVACASGAVRLTRLQKAGGKPLAAADFLRGTPLGAGTRLS